The segment GGAGATAGGAGTCGAACCTACGACCTTCGCATTACGAATGCGCTGCTCTACCAACTGAGCTACACCGGCGAAACCTTAAACTTGCGAAACCTGTTCTACCGCTTGGTCTCGATTTGCGCTGTTGCTTGCGAATCGATCGAATCGGATAGAGCCCGCAATAATATCAGCGACTTTTTATTTTGTGAAGCCCCCGGTGCGACTTTTTTCAACGTTCCGCCGTGGCAGTCCCTGTTCGGTGGGTGTTGCCAGCCGCGGCCGTGGGCGACCGATGGCAATCATCGCACGAGTGGCGCTCTCGTCGCGGGTGAAAAAACGGGCAAAGCCTGCCGCTTTTTTACGGATTGCCGTGCGGCTGTTGGCTTCAGCAAAGCAGACAGGGCGCCGAGGCGCCCTGTGCTTGTCGAAACCGGATCTACCCGTTACGCCTTGGCGGCGTCTTCCTGGTGATACCGCGTGACGCGCTCGACTTCATTCTTCGAACCGAGGATGACCGATACGCGCTGGTGGAGCTTGGTCGGCTCCACGTCCAGAATGCGCTGCTGGCCATTGGTAGCCGCGCCGCCCGCCTGCTCGACCAGGAACGCCATCGGATTGGCTTCATACATCAGGCGCAGCTTGCCCGGTTTCTCGGGCTCGCGCTTGTCCCACGGATACATGAAGACGCCGCCGCGTGTCAGGATGCGGTGCACGTCGGCCACCATCGAGGCGATCCAGCGCATGTTGAAGTTCTTGCCGCGCGGACCTTCGTCGCCGGCCAGGCACTCGTCGATGTAGCGGCGCACGGGCGGAGCCCAGTGGCGCATGTTGGACATGTTGATCGCGAATTCCTTGGTGTCTTCCGGGATCATCACATCGGACTGGGTTAGCACGAAGCTGCCTGCCTCGCGGTCCAGCGTGAACATGTGCACGCCATTGCCGACGGTCAGCACCAGCGTGGTCTGCGGGCCATACACGGCATAGCCGGCTGCCACCTGCTGGGTGCCCGGCTGCATGAAGTCATGCTCGGTCACGGTCTGACCGGGCTTGTGCATGTGCAGGACCGAGAAGATCGTGCCGATCGACACGTTCACGTCGATGTTCGACGAGCCGTCGAGCGGATCGAACAGCAGCAGGTATTCGCCCTTCGGGTAGCGGTTCGGGATCTCGTAGAACGAGTCCATTTCCTCGGACGCCATGGCAGCCAGATGGCCACCCCATTCATTGGCGTCGAGCAGCACCTCATTGGCGATCACATCGAGCTTCTGCTGCGTTTCGCCCTGAACGTTGCCGGTGCCGGCCGAGCCGAGCACACCCGCGAGGGCGCCCTTGCTGACGGCGTTGGAAATGGCCTTGCAGGCGCGCGCGACCACTTCGATCAGCAGCCGGAGTTCCGGCTCGATCGTGTTGTGCTTGCGCTGCTCCTCGACCAGATAGCGGGTGAGGCTGATGCGTGTCATGGTGGGGTTCTCCTTGGATGGCCGCAATTCTACATGTGTGCCGCTGCGGACATGCCACTTTCCGGGTCAGGCCGACAGGGCCTTGCTGACGATCTCGCGCACATCGCGCGACAGCGTCGACGAGGCGGCCACGCGTTCCAGCGCCGCGCGCATCCGTTCGCGCAGCGGCATCTCGTACTTCTGCCAGCGGTCCATGACGCGTGCCAGGCGCGCGGCCACCTGCGGGTTGATCGCATCCAGCGCCAGTACCTGGTCGGCCCAGAATGCGTAGCCCGAGCCGTCCTCGGCGTGGAACTGCGCTGGGTTGCCCGAGCAGAAGCTGAAGATCAGCGAACGGGCGCGATTCGGGTTGCGCAGATTGAAGGCCGGATGCTGCATCAGCGCGCGCACGGTATCAATGGTGCGCTTGCCCGCGTGCGGGCCAACTTCGCCGCGCTGCATTCCCTGCAGCGAGAACCACTTGTCGATGACCAGCGCGTCGTCCTCGAAGCGCTCGTAGAAATCGGCCAGCGCGTGTTCGCGGCCCGGTGCGAAGCTGTTGACCAGCGCAGACAGCGCGGCGAAGCGGTCTGTCATGTTGTCGCTCTGCTGGTAGTGGCGGTCCGCAAGTGCCTGCATGTCGGCGTCTCCGCTGTCGGCCAGATAGCCGAGCGCGAGATTGCGCAGCGCGCGACGGGCCATCGAGTCGGCATCGGGGCTGTATTCGCCCGGTGTCGCGTTGGCCTCGTATGCGGCCAGCCATTCGGCCTTGAGCGTGCGCGCCAGGCCTTCGCGCAGGAACAGACGTGCGCGGTGAATCGCCGTCGGGTCGGCCACGCCCATGCGTTCGGCCAGATAGGCCTCCGCGGGGAGCATCAGTGCCTGTTCGCGGAAGGCGGGATTCAGCGCGCCATCGGTGAGCACGCTGCGGAACGCCGACACCAGCGCCGGGTCGAGCTTCAGTTCACGATTGGCCTGGACGTCGGCCACCAGATGCAGTAGCGCGCGCGTGGCCAGGCGTTGGCCGGCTTCCCAGCGGTTGAATGCGTCGGTGTCGTGCGAGAGAAGAAATGTCAGTTCCGCATCGCTGTATTCGTAATCGACAACGACTGGTGCCGAGAAATTACGCAGCAGCGAGGGCAATGGCGCCTTGCCACCGCGAGGCAGGTTGATGAAGCGGAAGGTCTGCTCGGCCTGCGTGAAATCGAGCACGCGCGTGCTCGCGCCTGCCTTGGGTTCCCCTTCGCGTTGCAGCGGCAGGTCATTGCCTTCCGCGTCGATCAGGCCGAGCGCGAACGGGATGTGGAACGGTTGCTTGTCCGGCATGCCAGCGCGCGTTTCGATGCCGACCTTCGGGCAGCGCTGCGACAACGTCAGCGTCAGCGTGCCGGAGGCGCCGTCCCACGCGGTCTTGACCGTGACCACGGGCGTGCCAGCCTGGCTGTACCAGAGGCCGAACTGCTTCAGGTCGCGGCCGTTCGCGTCAGCCATCGCCGCGCGGAAGTCGTCGCATGTCACCGCCTGGCCGTCATGACGCTGGAAGTACAGGTCCATCCCCTTGCGGAAGCCGTCACGGCCAAGCAGAGTCTGGTACATCCGCACGACTTCGGCGCCTTTCTCGTAGACCGTGACCGTGTAGAAGTTGTTGATTTCCTCGTAGCTGTCCGGGCGCACCGGGTGGGCCATCGGACCCGCATCCTCGGGGAACTGCACCTGGCGCAGCACGCGCACATCCTCGATGCGCTTGACCGCGCGGCCCGATTCCGAGCCCATCATGTCGGCCGAGAATTCCTGGTCGCGGAACACGGTCAGGCCTTCCTTGAGCGACAACTGGAACCAGTCGCGGCAGGTCACGCGGTTGCCGGTCCAGTTATGGAAGTACTCGTGGGCCACCACCGATTCGATATTGGCGAAGTCGACATCCGTCGCGGTCTGGGCGTTGGCCAGCACATACTTGGTGTTGAAGATGTTCAGGCCCTTGTTTTCCATCGCCCCCATGTTGAAGTCGCCCACGGCGACGATCATGAAACGGTCGAGGTCAAGTTCCAGGCCGAAGCGCTGCTCGTCCCAGCGGATCGCGTGAACCAGCGAGTCCATCGCGTGACGCGTCTTGTCCAGGTCCTGCGGCTCGACCCAGACTTGCAGCAGCTTTTGCTTGCCCGATGCCGAAACGATGGTTTGCTCGATGCGCTCGAGCTTGCCGGCCACGAGCGCGAACAGGTATGACGGCTTGCGGAACGGGTCTTCCCAGACGGCTTCGTGTTTGCCATCCGGCAGATCGCGTTGCGAGAGCAGGTTGCCGTTCGAAAGCAGTACCGGGCTTGCGGCGCGATCGGCGCGCAGCGTAACGCGGTAGGTCGTCATCACATCCGGGCGATCCAGGAAATACGTGATGCGGCGAAAGCCCTCGGCTTCGCACTGGGTGAAGAAGTTGCCGTTGGAGACGTACAGGCCGGACAGCGTGGTATTGGCGGCGGGATTGCAGGCCGTGGTGATTTCCAGCGTGCCAGTTC is part of the Cupriavidus metallidurans CH34 genome and harbors:
- a CDS encoding class 1 fructose-bisphosphatase, which produces MTRISLTRYLVEEQRKHNTIEPELRLLIEVVARACKAISNAVSKGALAGVLGSAGTGNVQGETQQKLDVIANEVLLDANEWGGHLAAMASEEMDSFYEIPNRYPKGEYLLLFDPLDGSSNIDVNVSIGTIFSVLHMHKPGQTVTEHDFMQPGTQQVAAGYAVYGPQTTLVLTVGNGVHMFTLDREAGSFVLTQSDVMIPEDTKEFAINMSNMRHWAPPVRRYIDECLAGDEGPRGKNFNMRWIASMVADVHRILTRGGVFMYPWDKREPEKPGKLRLMYEANPMAFLVEQAGGAATNGQQRILDVEPTKLHQRVSVILGSKNEVERVTRYHQEDAAKA
- the pepN gene encoding aminopeptidase N, whose product is MLRTDTPVTVYRKDYTPPAFAIDHVDLVLDLDPQRTVVTSTLKIQRTGTADAPLVLAGEELELVGVRLDGQPFSGVKQDGDSLTLTGLPGTGTLEITTACNPAANTTLSGLYVSNGNFFTQCEAEGFRRITYFLDRPDVMTTYRVTLRADRAASPVLLSNGNLLSQRDLPDGKHEAVWEDPFRKPSYLFALVAGKLERIEQTIVSASGKQKLLQVWVEPQDLDKTRHAMDSLVHAIRWDEQRFGLELDLDRFMIVAVGDFNMGAMENKGLNIFNTKYVLANAQTATDVDFANIESVVAHEYFHNWTGNRVTCRDWFQLSLKEGLTVFRDQEFSADMMGSESGRAVKRIEDVRVLRQVQFPEDAGPMAHPVRPDSYEEINNFYTVTVYEKGAEVVRMYQTLLGRDGFRKGMDLYFQRHDGQAVTCDDFRAAMADANGRDLKQFGLWYSQAGTPVVTVKTAWDGASGTLTLTLSQRCPKVGIETRAGMPDKQPFHIPFALGLIDAEGNDLPLQREGEPKAGASTRVLDFTQAEQTFRFINLPRGGKAPLPSLLRNFSAPVVVDYEYSDAELTFLLSHDTDAFNRWEAGQRLATRALLHLVADVQANRELKLDPALVSAFRSVLTDGALNPAFREQALMLPAEAYLAERMGVADPTAIHRARLFLREGLARTLKAEWLAAYEANATPGEYSPDADSMARRALRNLALGYLADSGDADMQALADRHYQQSDNMTDRFAALSALVNSFAPGREHALADFYERFEDDALVIDKWFSLQGMQRGEVGPHAGKRTIDTVRALMQHPAFNLRNPNRARSLIFSFCSGNPAQFHAEDGSGYAFWADQVLALDAINPQVAARLARVMDRWQKYEMPLRERMRAALERVAASSTLSRDVREIVSKALSA